The following coding sequences lie in one Brettanomyces bruxellensis chromosome 6, complete sequence genomic window:
- a CDS encoding uncharacterized protein (BUSCO:EOG09263XN3), which yields MSLEKLTTELTAHFKQNEYQTCVKLLTPIRVELVKNGLLVPTIDARINPNDMVITRSILEIGALASINTKNASEFSNYITLLKPFYNLPEEVIPTSANRNKLLSLYLLLLLTQDGLASFHVELEKFQNFGQSVDEMEKDEFLQVPIKFEKWIIDGDFNKVYEALSLKHKFPCKEFNFFESDLLSSIQLNIAESLQSAYKNLPLENLKMLLFLKSNEEANSFITEFGWTLHNGTVYFAKKQKVLEEEITDEKLIIKNALGYAREMESII from the coding sequence ATGTCGTTGGAGAAACTCACTACGGAATTAACAGCCCATTTTAAGCAAAACGAGTACCAAACATGTGTGAAGCTGCTTACACCGATTAGAGTGGAATTAGTGAAGAATGGGCTTTTAGTGCCAACTATAGACGCACGCATTAATCCAAATGACATGGTGATCACGAGATCGATCCTCGAGATCGGCGCTTTGGCATCGATAAACACGAAGAATGCATCCGAATTCTCCAATTACATAACTTTACTCAAGCCTTTCTACAACTTACCCGAGGAGGTCATCCCTACATCTGCAAACAGAAACAAGCTCCTTAGTCTTTACCTCTTGCTTTTATTGACACAGGACGGGCTTGCCTCTTTTCATGTTGAACTTGAAAAGTTCCAGAACTTTGGACAGTCGGTCGATGAGATGGAGAAAGACGAATTTCTACAGGTGCCGATCAAATTTGAGAAATGGATCATCGATGGCGACTTTAACAAAGTGTATGAGGCCCTTTCTTTGAAGCACAAGTTCCCATGCAAGGAGTTCAACTTTTTCGAGTCGGATCTTTTGAGTTCTATCCAGTTAAACATCGCCGAAAGTCTTCAGTCAGCCTACAAGAATCTTCcacttgaaaatttgaagatgcttcttttcctcaagTCCAACGAGGAGGCCAACAGTTTCATCACAGAATTTGGCTGGACGCTTCACAATGGAACTGTGTACTTTgccaaaaagcagaaagtgCTCGAGGAGGAGATTACAGATGAAAAACTCATCATCAAGAATGCGTTGGGTTACGCTAGAGAGATGGAGAGCATCATATGA
- a CDS encoding uncharacterized protein (BUSCO:EOG09263J7D) — MRQAVQAMEAMHVSRGRIVREVISRRCFSGSAIRSIGDEFKGQPAEPEKQDEEGSKKEDEKYERTKKIARKEELKNSKSKDTELMERLRGQKNILEQVSGMTVKEFEAVLNSTPRPTLGRDEAVLRKFRELLKAYVRRDSVRREFKSSSALLAQFPNLAPTGKAEPYSAAELAVRQRHHAALMGNLGSVVRSVYKPHMLISNPPKPARVSLEKMLACGVHLGHSVALWNRKTQPFLYGEYGGIHIIDLNQTLAHLKRAAAAVRGVAQNGGLVLFLGLKEGQMRAVREAARRCNGYFVIHKWTPGTITNALENPKPRLEVDMADIPTKRQLSADEGALNIKPDLIVMLNPLESQVAVKEANQARIPTVGIVDTNCDPGIVTYPIPANDDSVRSTNLICGVLGRAGEAGYKRRLSAVHAYKSALGIPLEEPVDGDGAAEAAQGAGAAR; from the coding sequence ATGAGGCAGGCGGTGCAAGCAATGGAAGCAATGCATGTTTCTAGAGGCAGAATAGTGAGAGAAGTGATTTCAAGACGATGTTTCTCAGGCAGTGCGATTCGGAGCATCGGAGACGAGTTTAAAGGGCAACCGGCAGAGCCAGAGAAGCAGGATGAGGAAGGCAGCAAGAAGGAAGACGAAAAATACGaaaggacaaaaaaaattgcaagaaaggaagagttgaaaaattcaaaaagcaAGGATACAGAATTGATGGAAAGACTAAGAGGACAGAAAAATATTCTCGAGCAGGTGAGCGGGATGACGGTTAAGGAGTTCGAGGCTGTGCTGAATTCAACGCCGCGGCCGACATTGGGCAGGGACGAGGCGGTGCTGCGCAAATTCCGCGAGTTGCTCAAAGCGTACGTGCGCAGGGACAGTGTGCGCAGGGAGTTCAAGTCGTCTTCGGCGCTCTTGGCGCAGTTCCCGAACTTGGCGCCCACCGGCAAGGCGGAGCCGTACTCTGCGGCGGAGTTGGCCGTGCGCCAGCGCCACCATGCGGCGCTCATGGGCAATCTCGGCAGCGTCGTGCGCAGCGTCTACAAGCCGCACATGTTGATAAGCAACCCGCCCAAGCCTGCGCGGGTGTCTCTTGAGAAGATGTTGGCCTGCGGCGTTCACTTGGGCCACTCGGTTGCGCTCTGGAACCGCAAGACACAGCCGTTTTTGTATGGCGAGTACGGCGGGATTCACATCATCGACTTGAACCAGACGCTAGCGCACCTGAAGCGCGCAGCGGCTGCGGTGCGCGGGGTTGCGCAGAACGGCGGGCTCGTGTTGTTTCTCGGATTAAAAGAGGGCCAGATGCGCGCAGTCAGAGAGGCCGCGCGCAGGTGCAATGGCTACTTTGTGATTCACAAGTGGACGCCCGGAACAATCACCAATGCTCTAGAGAACCCGAAGCCGCGCCTTGAGGTCGATATGGCCGACATCCCGACAAAGCGCCAGCTTTCGGCAGACGAGGGTGCGCTAAATATCAAGCCTGATCTTATAGTGATGCTCAACCCACTGGAGTCGCAGGTGGCGGTGAAGGAAGCAAATCAGGCAAGAATTCCGACCGTCGGAATTGTGGACACGAACTGTGACCCTGGAATTGTGACATACCCGATTCCTGCGAACGACGACTCGGTGCGCTCGACCAACTTGATTTGTGGCGTGTTGGGGCGCGCAGGGGAGGCTGGTTACAAGAGGCGCTTGAGCGCCGTGCATGCGTACAAGAGTGCCTTGGGAATTCCGCTGGAGGAGCCCGTTGACGGCGACGGCGCTGCGGAGGCCGCGCAGGGTGCAGGCGCCGCCAGGTAG
- a CDS encoding uncharacterized protein (MEROPS:MER0400048~BUSCO:EOG09264IPL): MSEFEETKEALLARHKKEQRDLVARTTGMRKQASKKTRKRVRKQIEELEKELKRRQAEELEKFEVEHGEVDQNSEGVQEATKGETVTPEMLLAQLEIEEKEKREEIAKEEAAKKQKQDQQKVPHKHRNRQRERLERRKAEMKKQEEQARKEAANMPSAKEVEEQAIKKLCEEQNLVPHEITPDGHCLFASIADQLKTRQKVDMSVKELRAKAADYIKANEEVFQPFLFDQNTNSMQNVEEYANKVENTALWGGDIEILALSKIFDSPVRILMAGRKPMVVNEEGQQPELKIVYYQHKLGLGEHYNSLRDADGEEKKDEWNE; this comes from the coding sequence ATGTCTGAATTCGAAGAGACTAAAGAGGCGCTTCTTGCTCGCCATAAAAAAGAGCAGCGAGATCTTGTAGCAAGAACCACAGGAATGAGGAAGCAAGCCTCGAAAAAGACACGGAAGAGGGTTCGGAAGCAGATTGAGGAGTTGGAGAAAGAATTGAAGCGGAGACAGGCCGAGGAATTGGAGAAATTCGAGGTAGAACATGGCGAAGTTGATCAGAATAGCGAGGGTGTGCAAGAAGCGACAAAAGGTGAAACAGTCACTCCTGAGATGTTGTTGGCACAGCTAGAGATtgaggaaaaggagaagcGAGAGGAGATAGCAAAGGAGGAGGCagcaaagaagcagaaacaaGATCAGCAGAAGGTGCCCCATAAACATAGAAACAGACAGAGAGAGAGGCTCGAGAGGAGAAAAGcagagatgaaaaagcaggagGAACAAGCTCGAAAGGAGGCAGCAAACATGCCAAGTGCAAAGGAGGTGGAGGAGCAGGCGATTAAGAAGTTGTGCGAGGAACAGAATCTTGTTCCGCACGAAATCACACCGGACGGACACTGCTTGTTTGCATCTATTGCAGACCAGCTAAAAACACGCCAGAAAGTGGATATGAGCGTGAAGGAGTTACGGGCGAAGGCGGCAGACTACATTAAGGCGAACGAGGAGGTGTTCCAGCCGTTTTTGTTTGACCAGAATACGAACAGCATGCAGAATGTGGAGGAATATGCGAATAAAGTGGAAAATACTGCTCTCTGGGGTGGGGACATTGAGATTTTGGCTCTTTCGAAGATTTTCGACAGCCCTGTGAGGATTTTAATGGCTGGGCGGAAGCCGATGGTTGTGAATGAGGAGGGTCAGCAGCCAGAGTTGAAGATTGTGTACTACCAGCACAAACTTGGATTGGGTGAGCATTACAACTCGTTGCGGGATGCAGATGGcgaggaaaagaaggacgAGTGGAATGAATAA